From Deltaproteobacteria bacterium, a single genomic window includes:
- a CDS encoding tripartite tricarboxylate transporter permease, with the protein MLEAFVIGFWKTVAWPAFGYMLIGIAIGFFVGLLPGIGGLSTLALMLPFSYSIKDPISAFAFLLGMLAVTGTTGDLTSILFGIPGEGSSAALILDGYPMSKNGEAGRALGAAIMSSVLGSVIGALSLALSIPIMRPLVLLFGSPELFIIAIMGITFIGTLAGPSLIKGLLAGGIGLMLAAIGVDPQTGSLRYTFGTLYLWDRLDLIPVVVGMFAIPEIVDLAVRGTSIASGKQEKLTGVMEGVKDTFRHFWLVVRCSLIGVYFGVLPVLGANVAQWISYAHAVSGLKDKSRAGKGAVEGLLGPGAANNSTRGGDLIPTIAFGIPGSGSMALLLGAMLIVGLNPGPEMLKSRLDVTFSMVWVLILSNLIVAALCFLILNHLAALTFIRGSVLIPFLMFLVFIGSFTANNDLADIIVTLIFGVIGYCMVKFGWPRPPLILGLTLGKIAENYLWISTAAYGAKWLLFPTVMGLIALTIFTVAYPTIKERMGKAKYERPEDAV; encoded by the coding sequence ATGCTTGAAGCGTTTGTCATAGGATTCTGGAAAACGGTGGCATGGCCGGCCTTCGGCTACATGCTGATCGGCATTGCCATCGGGTTCTTTGTCGGTCTACTTCCCGGCATCGGCGGGCTATCGACGTTGGCGCTGATGCTGCCCTTCTCCTACTCGATCAAAGATCCGATCTCTGCGTTCGCTTTTCTGCTCGGCATGCTCGCCGTCACCGGCACCACCGGCGATTTAACCTCGATTTTGTTTGGGATCCCCGGGGAGGGGTCCTCAGCCGCCTTAATACTCGACGGCTATCCCATGTCGAAGAACGGCGAAGCCGGCCGCGCGCTCGGCGCGGCGATCATGAGCTCGGTGCTCGGTTCCGTGATCGGTGCTTTGTCGTTGGCATTATCGATTCCAATCATGCGCCCACTGGTTTTGCTATTCGGCTCTCCTGAGCTGTTTATCATCGCCATCATGGGCATCACGTTCATCGGCACGCTGGCTGGTCCGTCGTTGATCAAAGGCCTCTTGGCCGGCGGCATAGGTCTGATGCTCGCCGCCATCGGCGTAGATCCACAAACCGGCTCGCTGCGCTACACCTTCGGCACCCTCTATCTGTGGGACCGTCTCGACTTGATTCCGGTGGTCGTCGGCATGTTCGCCATTCCTGAGATCGTCGACTTGGCGGTGCGCGGCACCAGCATCGCCAGCGGCAAACAAGAAAAATTGACCGGCGTCATGGAAGGCGTCAAAGATACCTTCCGCCATTTCTGGCTGGTGGTGCGCTGCAGCTTGATCGGCGTCTACTTTGGCGTTTTGCCCGTGCTCGGCGCCAACGTCGCTCAATGGATCTCCTACGCCCACGCGGTGTCGGGACTGAAAGACAAGTCACGCGCCGGCAAAGGCGCGGTCGAAGGTCTCCTCGGCCCCGGCGCGGCAAACAACTCGACCCGCGGCGGCGATTTGATTCCGACGATTGCATTTGGCATCCCCGGCAGCGGCTCCATGGCGCTGCTCTTGGGCGCGATGTTGATCGTTGGCTTGAACCCTGGCCCGGAAATGCTCAAGTCGCGCCTCGATGTCACGTTCTCCATGGTTTGGGTGCTCATCCTCTCCAACCTGATCGTCGCCGCCCTTTGCTTCCTGATCCTCAATCACCTAGCGGCGCTAACTTTCATTCGCGGCTCGGTGCTTATCCCATTCCTAATGTTCCTGGTTTTCATCGGTTCGTTTACCGCCAACAACGATCTCGCCGACATCATCGTTACGCTGATCTTCGGCGTCATCGGCTACTGCATGGTGAAGTTTGGCTGGCCGCGGCCGCCGCTGATCCTTGGCCTGACGCTTGGCAAGATCGCCGAGAACTATCTGTGGATTTCGACTGCGGCCTACGGCGCCAAGTGGCTGCTCTTCCCGACGGTCATGGGCTTAATCGCCTTGACGATATTCACCGTTGCCTACCCCACGATCAAAGAGCGCATGGGCAAAGCCAAGTACGAACGGCCGGAAGACGCGGTGTGA
- a CDS encoding amidohydrolase family protein: MAHDLVIKNGTVIDGSGSPGFAADVAVDGDKITAIGKNLGGGKKEIDAKGHIVAPGFVDSHTHMDAFVVQYPNGNPVVNYGVTSIVIGDCGASCAPVPPKPEPRKVLVEYLRRVLDKYVDDKDWRWNTFGDYLNYLEGKIAINCLPLMPHSPVRLTVMGEAAYQRAANREELDAMKAMVREGMELGAIGFSTSPRGGPAIHAGTPSTFAEHDEIIELANIAAEYNGCFQFNGFQMVLQPESGVPEMLTKIKALQIGNEFRVRPGAKAAGMASIKYMEEAQKRGQDIYGVVIPYQHIRRFNLDDCFLFNGLPTWEAIKNSSDLKAKLQDQATRRKIEQERIACQGKLEFPEWHGWDRVVFEHLEKPELKKLEQKNLVDVARLTEKEPVDAFFDLWIEDNFNSQILYHGLANAHPELLAEMIKSDTSLIGTDVGAHLDRFFWHGAPTKILGYWRREKNLMSLEAAVHKLTGYPAKKLRLNRGLVREGLPADLTVFDADKIGDLVSEKLPDMVDANEVRRHPPGMKAVVVNGTTVVEDGQNHDVFPGKVRRQQLCIN, from the coding sequence ATGGCTCATGACTTAGTCATCAAAAACGGCACGGTGATTGACGGCAGCGGCAGCCCGGGATTCGCGGCGGATGTGGCGGTCGATGGCGACAAAATTACCGCAATTGGCAAGAACCTCGGTGGCGGCAAAAAAGAGATCGACGCCAAGGGCCACATCGTGGCGCCGGGCTTCGTCGACTCCCACACTCACATGGATGCGTTCGTCGTGCAGTATCCGAACGGCAACCCGGTGGTGAACTACGGCGTCACCAGCATCGTCATCGGCGACTGTGGCGCCTCCTGCGCGCCGGTGCCGCCCAAGCCAGAGCCGCGCAAAGTGCTGGTCGAATACCTGCGCCGAGTGCTCGACAAATATGTCGACGACAAAGACTGGCGCTGGAACACCTTCGGCGATTACTTGAACTATCTTGAAGGCAAAATCGCGATTAACTGTTTGCCGCTTATGCCCCACTCGCCGGTGCGCTTGACCGTCATGGGTGAAGCCGCCTACCAGCGCGCCGCCAACCGCGAAGAGTTGGACGCCATGAAGGCCATGGTGCGCGAAGGCATGGAGCTGGGTGCCATCGGCTTTTCCACCAGCCCGCGCGGCGGCCCAGCGATTCACGCCGGCACGCCGAGCACCTTTGCTGAGCACGACGAAATCATCGAGCTCGCCAACATCGCAGCGGAATACAACGGCTGCTTCCAGTTCAACGGCTTCCAGATGGTCTTGCAGCCGGAATCCGGCGTGCCCGAGATGCTCACCAAGATCAAAGCGCTGCAGATCGGCAACGAGTTCCGCGTCCGCCCCGGCGCCAAAGCAGCGGGCATGGCATCGATCAAGTACATGGAAGAAGCGCAGAAGCGCGGCCAAGATATCTACGGCGTCGTGATTCCGTACCAGCACATCCGCCGGTTTAACTTGGACGATTGCTTCCTGTTCAACGGCCTGCCGACCTGGGAAGCGATCAAAAACTCTTCCGACTTAAAAGCCAAGCTGCAGGACCAAGCAACGCGTCGCAAGATCGAGCAAGAGCGCATCGCCTGCCAGGGCAAGTTGGAATTCCCCGAATGGCACGGTTGGGACCGTGTGGTGTTCGAGCACTTGGAAAAACCCGAGTTGAAGAAACTCGAACAGAAGAATTTGGTCGACGTCGCCCGTCTCACCGAAAAAGAACCGGTCGACGCCTTCTTCGACCTCTGGATCGAAGACAACTTCAACTCGCAGATTCTCTATCACGGCTTGGCCAATGCCCATCCCGAGCTGCTCGCCGAAATGATCAAGTCCGACACCAGCCTGATCGGCACCGACGTAGGCGCCCACTTGGATCGCTTCTTCTGGCATGGCGCGCCGACGAAAATACTCGGCTACTGGCGCCGTGAGAAAAATCTCATGAGCCTGGAAGCCGCGGTGCACAAACTGACCGGCTACCCGGCGAAGAAGCTGCGCCTAAACCGCGGCCTCGTGCGCGAAGGCCTGCCGGCCGACTTGACCGTCTTCGATGCCGACAAGATCGGCGATCTAGTCAGCGAAAAACTGCCGGACATGGTCGACGCCAACGAAGTCCGGCGCCATCCGCCAGGAATGAAGGCGGTTGTCGTCAATGGCACGACGGTCGTAGAAGACGGCCAGAACCACGACGTCTTCCCCGGCAAAGTGCGCCGCCAGCAGCTCTGCATTAACTAG
- a CDS encoding amidohydrolase: protein MVIKTCAIDIHHHYIPEMLLEEAKKRGQHLGVTLTEKDGNRSLSFAGGPPFVLHPELPAIDERLKMMADSKLAMAALEAHTATLGYRLSGEQGENWCNVYNDGIAELVKKYPDRFVGMASVPLQDPVRAARVLERAVRDSKFKGGYIGTNVNGDYYGTDKYDPFWAKAQELDVMIVMHPEDVAGADKMNPYGLKLICGNPADSALCFGYMTYSGMFDRFPNLKLCILHGGGFFPYHLGRFDQGWKVRAGSRAAQAKMQPSAYLKNIYYDDMIYRLDTIKYLIGLGGIYHIMVGTDYPYDLGDWDAAKKVEQLDIPDADKMLLLEGNAKRLLKL, encoded by the coding sequence ATGGTAATCAAAACCTGCGCCATCGACATTCATCATCACTACATCCCTGAAATGCTGCTCGAAGAAGCCAAGAAACGCGGCCAGCACTTGGGTGTCACACTCACGGAAAAAGACGGCAACCGCTCGCTCTCCTTCGCCGGCGGCCCGCCGTTCGTCCTCCATCCCGAGCTGCCCGCCATCGATGAGCGCTTGAAGATGATGGCCGACTCCAAGCTCGCCATGGCCGCGCTCGAAGCGCACACCGCGACGCTGGGCTATCGCCTGAGTGGCGAACAGGGCGAGAACTGGTGCAACGTCTACAACGACGGCATTGCGGAACTAGTAAAAAAATATCCCGACCGCTTCGTCGGCATGGCCTCCGTGCCGCTGCAAGATCCGGTGCGCGCCGCCAGAGTGTTGGAGCGCGCCGTGCGCGACTCGAAATTCAAAGGCGGCTACATCGGCACCAACGTCAACGGCGACTATTATGGCACGGATAAATATGACCCCTTCTGGGCCAAAGCCCAGGAACTCGACGTGATGATCGTCATGCACCCCGAAGACGTCGCCGGCGCCGACAAGATGAACCCGTATGGGCTAAAGCTCATCTGCGGCAACCCCGCCGACAGCGCGTTGTGTTTCGGCTACATGACCTACAGCGGCATGTTCGATCGCTTTCCCAATCTAAAACTGTGCATCCTCCACGGCGGCGGCTTCTTCCCCTACCACCTCGGCCGCTTCGACCAGGGCTGGAAAGTCCGCGCCGGCTCCCGCGCCGCGCAGGCCAAGATGCAACCCAGTGCCTATCTGAAAAATATCTACTACGACGACATGATCTACCGCTTGGACACGATCAAATATTTGATCGGCCTGGGCGGCATCTATCACATCATGGTGGGGACCGACTATCCGTATGACTTGGGTGATTGGGACGCCGCGAAAAAAGTCGAGCAGCTCGACATTCCGGATGCCGATAAGATGCTGCTGCTGGAAGGCAACGCCAAACGTTTGCTAAAGCTGTAG
- a CDS encoding DUF2130 domain-containing protein: MADPTLVCPQCRNEIKLTESLAAPLLADVRRQFEQRLAMKDADVAKREKAIQERVVALQKEKELLDQQVAQRMQQERTRIAAEEQNKAKLALGNDLAQRTKEITELQEILKQRDAKLAEAQQAQAEVLRKQRELEDAKREMELTIEKRVQADLAIAREKAKKDAEEELKLKVLEKDQTITAMQKQIEELKRRAEQGSQQLQGEVQELELEALLTSKFPRDTIQPVPKGEFGGDVLQRVVGPANQVCGTILWESKRTKNWSEGWLPKLREDQRAAKAEIAIIISQALPKDIESFGFMDGIWVADPKVALPVALSLRQTLIEVAGARQASQGQQTKMEMVYQYLTGPRFRQRIEAIVEAFSSMKDDLDKERKAINRQWAKREEQIERVMQATVGMYGDFQGIAGRNLGTIDSLEFQGLLEGQVDNTEPEPQQGLFKLK; this comes from the coding sequence ATGGCCGACCCTACCCTTGTCTGCCCGCAATGCAGAAATGAAATCAAGCTAACCGAGTCGCTCGCCGCGCCGCTGCTCGCCGACGTGCGCCGGCAGTTCGAGCAGCGCCTGGCCATGAAAGACGCCGATGTCGCCAAGCGCGAAAAGGCGATCCAGGAGCGCGTTGTCGCCCTGCAAAAAGAAAAGGAATTACTCGACCAACAAGTGGCGCAACGGATGCAGCAAGAACGCACCCGCATCGCCGCCGAAGAGCAGAACAAAGCCAAGCTCGCCCTCGGCAACGATCTCGCACAGAGAACCAAAGAAATCACCGAGCTCCAAGAAATACTGAAACAACGAGATGCAAAATTGGCGGAAGCCCAACAGGCGCAAGCCGAGGTTTTGCGCAAACAACGTGAGCTGGAAGACGCTAAACGCGAGATGGAACTAACCATTGAAAAGCGGGTGCAAGCCGATCTGGCAATCGCCCGCGAGAAAGCCAAGAAAGACGCCGAAGAAGAACTGAAACTCAAGGTTCTGGAAAAAGACCAGACCATTACCGCTATGCAGAAGCAGATCGAAGAGCTCAAGCGGCGCGCCGAGCAAGGCTCGCAGCAATTGCAAGGAGAGGTTCAAGAGTTGGAGCTAGAAGCGCTGCTCACGTCAAAGTTTCCTCGCGACACCATCCAACCCGTGCCCAAGGGCGAGTTCGGCGGCGACGTGCTGCAGCGGGTCGTCGGCCCGGCCAATCAGGTGTGCGGCACCATATTATGGGAATCGAAGCGAACCAAAAACTGGAGCGAGGGCTGGCTGCCCAAGCTGCGCGAGGACCAGCGCGCGGCCAAGGCGGAGATCGCGATCATCATTAGCCAAGCGCTGCCCAAGGACATCGAAAGCTTTGGCTTCATGGACGGGATCTGGGTCGCCGATCCGAAAGTCGCATTGCCGGTGGCCTTATCACTGCGCCAAACCCTGATCGAAGTCGCCGGCGCGCGGCAAGCATCACAGGGTCAACAAACGAAAATGGAAATGGTCTATCAGTATCTAACCGGCCCGCGCTTTCGCCAACGCATCGAAGCCATCGTCGAGGCTTTCTCGTCCATGAAGGACGATCTTGATAAGGAGCGCAAAGCGATCAACCGCCAGTGGGCCAAGCGCGAGGAACAAATTGAGCGCGTCATGCAGGCCACCGTCGGCATGTACGGAGACTTCCAAGGCATCGCGGGACGCAACCTCGGCACGATCGACAGCTTGGAGTTTCAAGGGTTATTGGAAGGTCAAGTGGACAACACTGAGCCCGAGCCACAGCAGGGGTTGTTCAAGTTAAAATAA
- a CDS encoding amidohydrolase — translation MQIRHGLISADSHIVTDKNAFLDRMSKAKFGDRIPQIKEAENKGQQVDRWFVNGKPLRTRGVVNCPAVMGDPDRNLYPQRWDEVPSKAWIPAERLKALDADGIDAEVLFPNDPSSFHQYNDREFELACIRAYNDSTAEWAKTSDRFIALAMIPLLCGMETSVAEVNHAAQSGHRGIVMFALPSLMVESLPHISDPYWYPLWEACQETELPVHYHASAGLARKLTFPEWDGYTPYQQHAAFTVPTSAWPAQIIPNMIFSGIAYKFPKLKSVFAETGIGAVSSAQAACDHEWERRQLWRHGLDRKPSEVIREQVYVNFWYEEAGMELRHAIGIDNIMWESDYPHIASTYPESWKFVERSLQGVVEDERKQLLYGNAQRLYRR, via the coding sequence ATGCAAATTCGTCACGGCCTGATCAGCGCCGACTCCCACATCGTCACCGATAAGAATGCCTTCCTCGATCGCATGTCGAAGGCGAAGTTTGGCGACCGCATTCCGCAAATCAAAGAGGCAGAAAACAAAGGCCAGCAAGTCGATCGCTGGTTTGTCAACGGCAAGCCGCTGCGCACGCGCGGGGTGGTCAACTGCCCCGCGGTGATGGGCGATCCCGATCGCAATCTCTATCCGCAGCGCTGGGATGAGGTCCCATCGAAAGCTTGGATACCTGCGGAGCGACTCAAGGCGCTCGATGCTGACGGCATCGACGCTGAGGTTCTCTTTCCCAATGACCCCAGCTCGTTTCATCAATATAACGATCGCGAATTCGAGCTCGCCTGCATTCGCGCCTACAACGACTCGACGGCCGAATGGGCCAAGACCAGCGACCGGTTTATCGCGTTGGCGATGATTCCCCTGCTCTGCGGCATGGAGACCAGCGTCGCAGAAGTGAACCACGCGGCGCAGAGCGGCCACCGCGGCATTGTCATGTTCGCGCTGCCGAGCCTCATGGTCGAATCGCTACCGCACATCAGCGATCCCTATTGGTACCCCCTTTGGGAAGCATGCCAGGAGACGGAATTGCCGGTGCACTACCACGCGTCCGCCGGCCTGGCGCGCAAACTGACTTTTCCCGAATGGGACGGCTACACGCCCTATCAACAGCACGCGGCGTTCACCGTGCCGACGTCCGCATGGCCGGCGCAGATTATTCCGAACATGATTTTCTCCGGCATCGCTTATAAGTTTCCCAAACTAAAATCGGTCTTCGCCGAAACCGGCATCGGCGCGGTCAGCAGCGCGCAAGCCGCCTGCGATCACGAATGGGAACGGCGCCAGCTCTGGCGCCACGGCTTGGATCGCAAACCGAGCGAAGTGATTCGCGAGCAAGTTTATGTGAACTTCTGGTACGAAGAGGCCGGCATGGAGCTGCGCCACGCCATCGGCATCGACAACATCATGTGGGAGTCCGACTACCCGCACATCGCGTCGACGTACCCGGAGTCTTGGAAGTTTGTCGAGCGGTCGCTGCAGGGAGTCGTCGAAGACGAACGAAAGCAGTTACTCTACGGCAACGCCCAGAGGCTGTACCGGCGCTAG
- a CDS encoding amidohydrolase, with product MTLRESLISAVDHVIEPPDLWTRRLSKVKFAERMPHVEKLPDGSDCWVIDCRKYPLSETLNVGALLNDRAIAATQWSDVPKTAYEPAARSEAMDQDGIAYSVLYPTLAGFSGERFGAIADPELALACAQAYNDWLIEEWHAKNSRFIPQSIVPIHPIDAAVGEIRRAVGRGHRGLIFPTAPMQLGTLPHINASDYDPIWATCQDLDVPVCFRAGSTPDLFQFPLPPHIAPELAAAMRAAIRPASAVFDLTNILFSRILLRFPKLKVIFAESSIGWGTYLLEYADHQYEQDHCNYELKPSEMFHRQCYLTAWYDEVDINSRHVGVDNILWATNFPAANSTWPDTRQFTDRRFAGMEDHARRRIQRDNAAKLYKIAA from the coding sequence ATGACACTACGAGAGTCTCTGATCAGCGCCGTCGATCACGTCATTGAACCACCGGACTTGTGGACCCGGCGATTGTCGAAAGTAAAATTCGCCGAGCGCATGCCACACGTTGAGAAACTTCCCGACGGCTCAGACTGTTGGGTCATCGATTGTCGCAAGTATCCCCTTTCGGAAACGCTCAACGTCGGCGCGCTGCTCAACGATCGCGCCATAGCGGCTACGCAATGGAGCGATGTTCCCAAAACTGCCTACGAGCCAGCAGCCCGCAGCGAAGCGATGGACCAAGATGGCATCGCCTATTCCGTTCTCTACCCGACCCTCGCCGGATTTTCCGGCGAGCGCTTCGGCGCTATTGCCGATCCAGAATTGGCGCTCGCCTGCGCGCAAGCATACAACGACTGGCTGATCGAGGAGTGGCACGCGAAAAATTCACGATTCATTCCGCAGAGCATCGTCCCTATTCATCCCATAGACGCAGCGGTCGGGGAAATCCGCCGCGCGGTTGGCCGGGGGCATCGCGGACTGATTTTTCCCACGGCACCCATGCAGCTTGGCACTCTGCCGCACATCAACGCTTCTGACTACGATCCCATCTGGGCAACTTGCCAAGACCTTGATGTACCCGTCTGCTTTCGCGCCGGCTCGACTCCGGACTTGTTTCAGTTCCCGCTGCCGCCCCATATCGCACCGGAGCTGGCTGCGGCCATGCGCGCGGCGATCCGCCCGGCGAGTGCGGTCTTCGACCTGACGAATATTCTGTTCTCGCGTATCCTATTGCGCTTCCCCAAGCTCAAAGTCATCTTTGCCGAAAGCAGCATCGGCTGGGGCACGTATTTACTCGAATACGCGGATCACCAATATGAACAAGACCACTGCAACTACGAGCTCAAGCCATCGGAGATGTTTCACCGCCAGTGCTATCTGACCGCCTGGTATGATGAAGTTGACATCAACTCACGCCACGTCGGCGTCGACAACATTCTCTGGGCGACCAATTTCCCCGCGGCGAACTCTACTTGGCCCGACACACGGCAATTCACCGATCGCCGTTTTGCGGGGATGGAAGACCACGCACGCCGGCGCATCCAACGCGACAATGCGGCCAAGCTCTACAAAATTGCGGCTTGA